From the genome of Segatella hominis, one region includes:
- a CDS encoding M18 family aminopeptidase, with protein MIKRLLSFLDASPVNFLAVKNISEELEKNGFHRINPQEPLGKVEAGDKFFVTKNDSSIYAFQIGKKSLADGGFHMICAHCDSPTFRIKPNAEMLCEGGIVKLNTEVYGGPIMSTWFDRPLTLAGRVIVKGENAMNPQTLLLHIQRPLLQISNLAIHFNRQVNDGVKLSKQKDVLPILGIINDELEKGNLLMNVITGELNIKKEDILDFDLYLADATPACTFGVHQEFISSGRLDDLSMCWAGVEAMIAADATSSSDTSAFETTRVLAIFDNEETGSQTKQGAGSPFLSHMLQRIALAQSGTEEAYYQAVERAFMISADNAHAWHPNYSEKFDPTNHPMLGGGPVIKFNAAQKYASDAVSAAIFASICDAAGVPCQRFVNHSDVAGGSTLGNILASSIPLKGVDMGNAILAMHSCRETGSVIDHEYCVKAFTKFYQL; from the coding sequence ATGATTAAAAGATTATTATCCTTCCTTGACGCTTCTCCAGTAAACTTTCTGGCAGTGAAGAATATCTCTGAAGAATTGGAGAAGAATGGTTTCCATCGCATCAACCCACAGGAGCCTTTGGGTAAGGTTGAGGCTGGCGACAAGTTCTTTGTTACCAAGAACGATTCCTCTATCTATGCTTTCCAAATCGGTAAGAAGTCATTGGCAGATGGCGGTTTCCACATGATTTGTGCTCACTGCGATTCTCCTACCTTCCGCATCAAGCCAAATGCAGAGATGCTTTGTGAGGGTGGCATCGTGAAACTAAATACCGAGGTGTATGGTGGTCCTATCATGTCAACCTGGTTCGACCGCCCTTTGACTTTAGCGGGTAGAGTGATTGTAAAAGGTGAGAACGCCATGAATCCTCAGACACTCCTTCTTCATATCCAGCGCCCATTGCTGCAAATCAGCAATCTTGCCATCCACTTCAACCGCCAGGTGAATGATGGAGTAAAATTGAGCAAGCAAAAGGATGTTCTCCCTATCCTGGGCATCATCAATGATGAACTGGAGAAGGGAAATCTCCTGATGAATGTAATTACAGGCGAATTGAATATCAAGAAAGAAGACATTCTCGATTTCGACCTCTATCTGGCTGATGCCACTCCAGCCTGCACCTTCGGTGTGCATCAGGAATTCATCTCTTCAGGAAGACTTGACGATCTGTCTATGTGCTGGGCAGGTGTAGAGGCGATGATTGCAGCAGATGCCACTTCATCATCTGATACTTCGGCATTTGAAACAACTCGCGTTCTCGCCATCTTCGACAATGAGGAAACGGGATCTCAGACCAAGCAGGGTGCCGGAAGTCCATTCCTCTCTCATATGCTCCAGCGCATTGCCCTTGCTCAGAGCGGCACAGAGGAGGCTTACTACCAGGCAGTAGAGCGTGCTTTCATGATTTCTGCTGATAATGCCCACGCTTGGCATCCTAATTATAGTGAGAAGTTCGACCCGACCAATCACCCAATGCTTGGCGGCGGTCCGGTCATCAAGTTCAATGCAGCACAAAAGTATGCAAGCGATGCTGTATCAGCAGCCATCTTTGCCAGCATCTGCGATGCAGCCGGAGTACCATGCCAACGATTTGTAAACCACAGTGATGTAGCTGGTGGAAGTACGCTTGGTAACATCCTCGCTTCTTCTATTCCTTTGAAGGGTGTAGATATGGGTAATGCCATCCTCGCCATGCACAGTTGTCGAGAAACAGGTAGCGTAATCGACCACGAGTATTGCGTCAAGGCTTTCACGAAGTTTTATCAGTTATAA
- a CDS encoding SusC/RagA family TonB-linked outer membrane protein, producing the protein MKQKFKLIFYGVEALILLPQSIHAQFVNMEGLDSLRLSGSVSVVEPELLKKGVLHNALDALSGQTAGVNVTTNGLDRIAMLNAVRVRGTTSIMGGNEPLVIIDGVTSDVATLATIYPADIESFTVLKNASETALYGSRGASGVIQVKTKKGTGKGFQISYEGSYGIEAMYKSMEMLNAAEYIAAAQKLGLEYNDKGYDTNFRKAITRTGNIQNHYLAFSGGNPQSNYRASFGYIDHNTIIRSKGYRNLVAKIDVTQKAFNNRLTGDFGVFGSSYKNNDIFDSQMLFYSADAMNPTYPFDRENGSWVKNGAASQVNPPGILLQERNDSKNMNFNGHLKLKYDICDYLNVTAFGAYGYASNENNQFCPTWVWAQGNLYRGEFKSEEWLGNVSLNYQHSWGIHHLKAMLGAEYQKNIRTGFWTSAKGITNNGMYYHNIGAAASRPYGGTDSNYEDLALASVMGNIDYTLLNKYSLSVSMRGDGSSMVGDDHTWGFFPSISLSWDMKQEEWLRHIKDITMLKFRTGYGRSGNLGGISAYTTMNTVRQNGIVSVNSSPTVTMGMISNNNPDLKWETRATWNLGADLGLWNNRLVLTAEYYYSKTTDMLYAYDVPVPPFAYDKLLANIGSMSNQGLEIGFSFTPILKKDMELNINMNLSWQKNKLLSLSGEYAGMQMSAADVTAMGALSGAGQHGGYNNVVYQIVGQPLGVFYLPHCKGLVEDGNGHYRYDIEDLDQNGTVDLSDGGDRYIAGQATPKVTLGSNISFRYRDWYLSLQMNGAFGHKIFNGTGLSYTNMSSFPDYNVLKGAPEKNIVDQNVSDYWLENGDYLNFEYLTLGYDIPIKKGVIQSLRVSASVNNLATITSYSGLTPMINSYVVNSTMGIDDKRTYPLYRTFSLGLSVQF; encoded by the coding sequence ATGAAACAGAAATTTAAACTCATATTTTATGGTGTAGAAGCGCTGATTTTATTGCCCCAATCCATTCATGCCCAATTTGTAAATATGGAGGGGTTGGACTCTTTACGCCTGTCGGGATCGGTGAGCGTGGTAGAACCTGAACTCCTGAAGAAAGGCGTACTTCACAATGCCCTCGATGCCTTGAGTGGACAGACAGCCGGTGTCAATGTCACAACCAATGGACTTGACCGTATCGCCATGTTGAACGCTGTACGTGTTAGAGGTACTACTTCCATTATGGGAGGTAACGAACCACTTGTTATTATTGATGGCGTAACCTCTGATGTGGCTACACTTGCAACAATTTATCCTGCGGATATAGAAAGTTTTACGGTTCTGAAAAATGCCAGCGAAACTGCACTTTATGGTTCGCGCGGTGCTTCGGGTGTTATTCAGGTGAAAACCAAAAAGGGTACAGGTAAGGGATTTCAGATCTCTTATGAGGGTAGCTATGGCATCGAAGCTATGTATAAAAGTATGGAGATGCTCAATGCTGCTGAATATATTGCGGCTGCACAGAAGTTGGGATTGGAATATAATGACAAGGGATATGATACCAACTTCCGAAAGGCTATCACTCGAACAGGAAATATCCAAAACCATTATCTGGCTTTCAGTGGTGGAAATCCACAGAGCAACTATCGCGCTTCTTTTGGTTATATTGATCATAATACCATCATCCGTAGTAAGGGGTATCGCAATTTAGTGGCTAAGATTGATGTCACTCAGAAGGCATTTAATAATAGGCTGACTGGCGACTTCGGTGTATTTGGTTCTTCATATAAGAACAATGATATCTTTGACAGTCAGATGCTCTTCTATTCTGCCGATGCAATGAATCCTACCTATCCATTCGATAGAGAGAATGGCAGTTGGGTAAAGAATGGAGCGGCTTCGCAGGTGAATCCACCAGGAATCTTGCTGCAGGAGCGAAATGATAGTAAGAATATGAACTTCAATGGTCATCTGAAGCTGAAATATGATATCTGTGATTATCTGAATGTCACTGCATTCGGAGCATACGGCTATGCTTCCAATGAAAATAATCAGTTCTGTCCTACATGGGTTTGGGCGCAGGGCAATCTCTATCGTGGTGAATTCAAGAGTGAGGAATGGCTTGGTAATGTTTCCTTAAACTATCAGCATTCCTGGGGTATTCATCATCTCAAGGCGATGCTTGGCGCAGAATATCAGAAAAATATCCGAACTGGTTTCTGGACTTCTGCCAAGGGAATTACCAACAACGGGATGTATTATCACAATATAGGTGCTGCTGCCTCTCGTCCTTATGGAGGAACGGATAGCAACTATGAAGATCTGGCCTTAGCTTCTGTGATGGGGAATATCGACTACACCTTATTAAATAAATATAGCCTTTCGGTTTCCATGCGTGGTGATGGTTCTTCGATGGTGGGCGATGATCATACTTGGGGCTTCTTCCCATCCATCTCTCTTTCCTGGGATATGAAACAGGAAGAATGGCTCCGTCATATCAAGGATATTACGATGCTGAAATTCCGCACGGGCTATGGTAGGTCGGGTAATCTTGGTGGCATATCTGCTTATACCACGATGAACACGGTGAGACAGAACGGCATTGTTTCGGTGAACAGTTCGCCTACGGTGACGATGGGGATGATCAGCAACAACAATCCTGATTTGAAATGGGAAACACGTGCTACCTGGAACCTGGGTGCTGACCTCGGCTTGTGGAATAACCGGCTGGTTCTGACGGCTGAATATTACTATTCCAAGACTACGGATATGCTTTATGCCTATGACGTGCCTGTACCTCCATTCGCCTACGATAAACTGTTGGCGAATATCGGTTCGATGAGCAATCAGGGTTTAGAGATAGGCTTTTCTTTCACTCCTATCCTGAAGAAGGACATGGAACTGAACATCAATATGAATCTCTCTTGGCAGAAGAATAAACTCCTGTCGTTGAGCGGTGAATATGCTGGTATGCAGATGTCGGCAGCTGATGTGACGGCGATGGGCGCCTTGTCGGGTGCCGGGCAGCATGGCGGTTATAATAATGTGGTCTATCAGATTGTGGGGCAGCCGCTTGGTGTGTTCTATCTGCCTCATTGCAAGGGACTCGTGGAAGATGGCAACGGACATTATCGTTATGACATCGAAGACCTGGATCAGAATGGAACCGTTGATTTGAGTGATGGCGGCGATAGATATATTGCCGGACAGGCTACTCCTAAAGTAACGTTGGGCTCCAATATCAGTTTCCGTTATCGCGACTGGTATCTCTCTCTGCAGATGAATGGTGCTTTCGGACATAAGATTTTCAACGGCACAGGATTGTCATACACCAATATGTCGAGTTTCCCGGATTACAATGTACTGAAGGGGGCACCAGAGAAGAATATCGTAGATCAGAATGTTTCTGATTATTGGCTGGAGAATGGTGATTATCTCAACTTCGAGTATCTTACCCTCGGCTACGACATTCCTATCAAGAAAGGGGTGATACAGTCGCTCAGGGTATCAGCGAGCGTGAATAATCTTGCCACAATCACCAGTTACAGCGGATTGACTCCGATGATCAACAGTTATGTGGTAAACAGCACGATGGGTATAGATGATAAGCGGACTTATCCTCTTTACAGAACCTTCTCGCTGGGTCTAAGTGTTCAATTCTAA
- a CDS encoding RagB/SusD family nutrient uptake outer membrane protein — protein sequence MKRYRILSVLMAVLALTSCLNEHPKDQLDEDAIYGSASEIYTNAVASLYNYIGGANESEGIQGTCRGIYDYNTLTTDEAIIPIRGGDWYDGGLWNAMYQHRWTEDDASLYDTWKYLYKVIVLANKSLDIIDAKSSMLTASQKDKFKAEVRAIRALMYYEAMDMFGRIPVVLSSGESEIYQTASKMPDISLTDTNLSAQSERSETFRFIFSELQQVLPYLSEEHSNKEGNYYGRMTQPVVNFLLAKLALNAEIYMFDDWTEGYAKRPKGKDIYFMVQTADGAYSLKGGKASEHRSMKLNAWETCIYYCDKLASEGYDLEEDDAFNFSTHNETSKENIFTIPMDKNIYTNQFHYLFRSYHYTHGGALGWGSENGTCATISTMKANRYGEADEDTRCRMNFVAGVVEVDGEKLLMDNGKPLEYQPFEVAQNLTNSKYIKTAGARMAKYEVDRTSYMDGKLQSNDIVLFRYADVLLMKAEAKVRNGGEGNVELNRVRSRVGMPNRQATLDNILEERLLELVWEGWRRQDLIRFGKFTAAYDLRIPLAGESSGYTTVFPIPKKCMELNKKLVQNKGYEKSL from the coding sequence ATGAAACGATATAGAATATTATCTGTTCTGATGGCAGTCTTGGCATTGACATCGTGTTTGAATGAGCATCCGAAAGATCAGCTCGACGAGGATGCCATCTATGGTTCTGCATCGGAGATTTATACCAATGCCGTAGCTTCACTCTATAATTATATAGGTGGAGCCAACGAGAGTGAAGGTATTCAGGGAACTTGTCGCGGCATCTACGATTATAATACGCTGACCACTGATGAGGCTATCATTCCAATCCGTGGCGGCGACTGGTATGATGGTGGCTTGTGGAATGCCATGTATCAGCATCGGTGGACAGAAGATGATGCTTCACTCTATGATACCTGGAAGTATCTCTATAAAGTGATAGTTCTGGCTAATAAGTCGCTTGACATCATTGATGCCAAGTCTTCCATGCTTACTGCCAGCCAGAAAGACAAATTCAAGGCTGAGGTTAGGGCTATCAGGGCTTTGATGTATTATGAGGCGATGGATATGTTTGGCAGGATTCCTGTTGTCTTGTCTTCGGGAGAATCGGAAATCTATCAAACTGCCTCGAAAATGCCAGATATCTCTTTGACAGATACGAACCTGTCGGCACAGAGCGAGCGAAGTGAAACATTCCGGTTTATCTTCAGTGAACTGCAGCAGGTACTTCCTTATCTGTCGGAAGAACATAGTAATAAGGAAGGAAATTATTATGGCAGGATGACGCAGCCTGTAGTCAATTTCCTTTTGGCAAAGTTGGCTTTGAATGCAGAAATATATATGTTTGATGATTGGACCGAGGGGTATGCTAAGCGTCCGAAGGGTAAGGATATTTATTTTATGGTGCAAACAGCCGATGGGGCTTATTCTCTGAAAGGCGGTAAGGCAAGCGAGCATCGCAGCATGAAGTTGAATGCCTGGGAAACCTGCATTTATTATTGTGATAAACTGGCGAGCGAAGGTTATGATTTGGAAGAAGATGATGCTTTCAATTTCTCTACGCATAATGAGACATCGAAGGAGAATATCTTCACGATTCCGATGGATAAGAATATCTATACCAATCAGTTCCATTATCTCTTCCGCTCTTATCACTATACACATGGCGGAGCCTTGGGATGGGGTAGTGAGAATGGTACTTGCGCCACAATCTCTACCATGAAAGCAAACCGCTATGGCGAAGCTGATGAAGATACCCGTTGCAGGATGAACTTTGTGGCAGGTGTGGTGGAAGTAGATGGTGAAAAACTTCTGATGGATAATGGTAAGCCATTGGAATATCAGCCTTTCGAAGTGGCTCAGAACCTGACCAACAGCAAGTATATCAAGACGGCTGGAGCGAGAATGGCAAAATATGAAGTGGATAGAACTTCGTATATGGATGGTAAGTTGCAGAGCAATGACATCGTTCTTTTCCGCTATGCAGACGTATTATTGATGAAAGCGGAGGCCAAGGTTCGTAATGGAGGAGAGGGTAATGTGGAACTGAATAGGGTTCGTTCCCGTGTAGGTATGCCAAACCGACAGGCTACGCTCGACAATATCCTGGAAGAACGATTATTAGAATTGGTGTGGGAAGGTTGGCGTCGTCAGGATCTTATCCGTTTCGGAAAGTTTACTGCAGCCTATGATCTTCGTATTCCTTTAGCTGGTGAGTCATCGGGTTATACCACCGTTTTCCCAATTCCTAAGAAATGTATGGAATTGAATAAAAAGTTGGTGCAGAACAAGGGGTATGAGAAATCATTATAA
- a CDS encoding glycoside hydrolase family 5 protein, whose translation MKRNFLKFCLIIASAFTCFSCDASTSIKRPSAGSDGIGESYPTAQQWNKDVVGWNLGNQFECSAPGQDGESMQIGNPDGSIHAETAWGNPVVTKKMIQAVKKAGFNAIRIPIRWQCHITNAQAMSIDKAWIARIKEVVGWCLDNDLKVIINVHHEKWLEGRPTYKYKEENCQKLALLWMNIASEFANYDSRLAFAGTNEVHIRDNWGKPTAENLEVQNAYNQIFVDVVRATGGNNAKRHLILQTYVCNPWFGVENGDFIIPKDAEGNGNNYMSVEFHYYQPWSYAGDCTYDYWGDAYKDAGKIPAENEKTMTDFFDKAVNTWSNKGLGIVIGEWGVTDHYKSNSEKVHENMTYYCKFLTTEARKRGFSTFVWDNNHFGNGSEKYGIFDRFKSMKVNAPWILEGIFGKE comes from the coding sequence ATGAAAAGGAACTTTTTGAAATTTTGCTTGATTATAGCAAGCGCCTTCACCTGTTTTTCATGTGATGCAAGTACATCAATAAAGAGACCTTCTGCTGGTTCTGATGGCATTGGCGAATCTTATCCTACTGCCCAGCAATGGAACAAGGATGTAGTAGGTTGGAATCTCGGCAATCAATTCGAGTGCTCAGCTCCTGGACAGGATGGTGAGTCGATGCAGATTGGCAACCCTGATGGTTCCATCCATGCAGAGACAGCCTGGGGCAATCCCGTTGTTACCAAGAAGATGATACAAGCCGTGAAGAAGGCTGGTTTTAATGCCATCCGTATTCCAATCCGTTGGCAGTGCCACATTACTAACGCTCAGGCAATGAGCATCGACAAGGCTTGGATTGCTCGTATCAAGGAGGTAGTGGGGTGGTGTCTGGATAATGACCTCAAGGTTATCATCAATGTACATCATGAAAAATGGCTCGAAGGTCGTCCTACCTATAAATATAAGGAAGAAAACTGCCAGAAGCTTGCGCTCCTCTGGATGAATATCGCCTCTGAGTTTGCCAATTATGACAGTCGCTTGGCTTTCGCCGGTACCAATGAGGTTCACATCAGGGACAACTGGGGCAAGCCTACTGCTGAAAACCTCGAAGTGCAGAATGCTTACAATCAGATATTCGTGGATGTGGTTCGTGCCACAGGCGGCAACAATGCCAAGCGCCACCTCATCTTACAGACTTACGTTTGCAACCCTTGGTTTGGCGTCGAGAATGGAGATTTCATCATTCCAAAGGATGCCGAAGGCAATGGCAACAACTATATGAGTGTGGAATTCCACTACTATCAGCCATGGAGCTACGCCGGCGATTGCACCTACGATTACTGGGGTGATGCTTACAAGGATGCTGGCAAGATACCTGCTGAAAACGAGAAGACGATGACGGATTTCTTCGACAAGGCGGTGAATACCTGGAGCAACAAAGGACTGGGTATCGTAATAGGAGAATGGGGAGTAACCGATCACTATAAGTCAAACTCAGAGAAAGTGCATGAAAACATGACCTACTACTGTAAGTTCTTGACTACGGAGGCTCGCAAACGAGGCTTCTCTACTTTCGTTTGGGACAACAACCACTTTGGCAACGGCTCTGAGAAGTATGGCATCTTCGACCGTTTCAAGAGTATGAAGGTGAATGCTCCTTGGATTCTCGAAGGAATCTTTGGGAAAGAATAA
- a CDS encoding two-component regulator propeller domain-containing protein: MKRLQSYILFILLLLATVLPAHGHISRNMFMVSNLNTDNGLSSSRVYSIVEAEDGAMWISTKRGVDRYNGQLVSNYTLATEMQYSDASGRNIKLTQDHHRQIYAYDNKGKVYIYNKVKDTFVLRCNLQKILGGSIVLNELLVDEKGNFWLAMDKGLYCLSASADGKEIVREKAKGRFILKNTYINHIQFVGQRLLIGTSKDVYCYSVATQKIAKKISGSSVVSSYHDVEGHLIWLGTFHEGVKVVDDRTWKPINSIAFHSLQNIPQVPVRSIISFDHQTILMAVDGAGIYAYDKLNKQTKLLLDTDGRPGNILKGNGLYTLYRDRFGDLWAGSYSGGVDLAIPMEHTLEYITHESLNNQSLLDNCVNDVFQSRDGKIWYATDKGVSVYDSQTYSWHHGLYNKVALTICQTVDGRVLVGTYGNGVYQVNSDGTGMPAYSVSNGKLKSDYVFSLFTDSEGNLWIGCLDGDMACFPSGKNISRGVGKTAFYLPVNEVQCITESEDKRSIAVGTSHGCYLIDKQNPMHPRRFFYPEQYLGKDINLFVNSMVYQNSSHVWIGTDGGGLYDYDLTTNKFRNYTTQESLPSNAVYGLVKGKNGKLWLSTDKGLAFIYQGKVVNLNFFKGLEREYNRMSVACTSDGRMLFGSNDGVVALAPMFAKGLNYAAPLRIHRVEVEGVERTDQWNETLFEMLQEGTLQLHHHENTLIVSFESINYQYQHDIQYQYYLEGYDRNWSKPSSYQLARFVNLPSGSYVLHVKAICRSNGRELGETSLKISIAQPWWNTWWAWIVYLCILTAILYFAWQYYKERLQRRYYDEKINFFVNTAHNIRTPLSLVLAPLVDLSKDSHLSEKSRVFLDMAQRNGNKLLKMVTELLDFQKVEQSAELVRLQDVELPMFLRLQVEKFIVAAQEKHIHLSLEACPQHLVHTDVKMMDLILENLLSNAIKYTPEGGKVTLSASIEGKTAQILVSDTGIGIPKAEIKNIFKSFFRASNAVNSQEMGSGLGLMLTRQLVEKLGGKLTFVSEEGKGTTFHVVLPLGNSAAFSTQPVEEAQNVETISSNHQDVHDEEMKSVVSSNDQNSEVSKDTLLFVDDNEDLRQYICMTFSDTYRVVDVESGDAALKYLEEGGECDIVVSDVMMPGMQGDVLCQRIKENKDTSWLPVILLTAKAGRNFMIEGLGLGADDYIAKPFDAAILASKIDSMLKNRRRLSQYYMERSLALVRGEVSAKSNSSKQVMDLNAADEPIETIQASYEKEEQAILNPQDQAFVEKATRLVLDNLSDTDFTIDCLCQEMAMSRTLFYGKLKTLTGQGPQDFMRLIRLEQAAMFLKQGDSVLDVSVKAGFVNVKYFSTVFKKYFGVSPSKYL; the protein is encoded by the coding sequence ATGAAAAGATTACAATCATATATACTATTTATATTGTTGCTGTTGGCAACAGTTCTTCCGGCACATGGGCATATTTCCAGAAATATGTTCATGGTTTCCAACCTCAATACTGATAATGGACTGTCCAGTTCTCGTGTCTATTCTATTGTTGAGGCAGAGGATGGTGCTATGTGGATAAGTACTAAACGAGGGGTTGACCGATATAACGGGCAATTGGTTTCTAATTACACATTGGCTACAGAAATGCAGTATAGTGATGCCAGTGGCAGAAATATCAAATTGACCCAAGATCATCATCGGCAGATATATGCTTACGACAACAAGGGAAAAGTATATATATATAATAAGGTGAAAGATACGTTCGTCTTGAGATGTAATCTTCAGAAGATTCTTGGAGGAAGCATTGTATTGAACGAACTGTTGGTAGATGAAAAGGGCAACTTCTGGTTGGCTATGGATAAAGGTCTTTACTGCTTGTCAGCTTCTGCTGACGGGAAGGAAATCGTTCGCGAGAAAGCTAAAGGTAGATTTATATTAAAAAATACCTATATTAATCATATCCAGTTTGTTGGTCAGAGACTCTTGATAGGAACTTCCAAAGATGTATATTGCTATTCGGTTGCAACACAGAAAATAGCAAAAAAAATAAGCGGTAGCTCTGTGGTTTCTTCTTATCATGATGTAGAGGGGCATCTTATTTGGTTGGGTACTTTTCATGAAGGAGTGAAGGTGGTGGATGATAGAACTTGGAAGCCAATCAATTCTATAGCTTTCCATTCTTTACAGAACATTCCGCAGGTTCCCGTACGTTCTATTATTTCATTTGATCATCAAACCATTCTGATGGCAGTAGATGGAGCTGGAATCTATGCTTATGATAAGCTGAATAAACAAACCAAACTCTTACTGGATACAGATGGACGTCCTGGTAACATACTGAAGGGTAATGGTTTATATACTTTGTACCGCGACCGCTTTGGAGATTTATGGGCAGGTTCTTATTCGGGAGGAGTAGATTTAGCCATTCCGATGGAACATACTCTGGAGTATATTACGCACGAGTCTCTTAATAATCAATCGCTGTTAGATAATTGTGTGAACGATGTATTCCAAAGCCGCGATGGAAAAATATGGTATGCTACAGATAAAGGAGTAAGTGTTTATGATTCGCAGACTTATTCCTGGCATCATGGACTATATAATAAGGTGGCACTTACGATTTGTCAGACTGTTGATGGAAGGGTTCTGGTAGGTACTTATGGCAATGGTGTATATCAGGTGAACAGTGATGGAACTGGTATGCCTGCTTATTCTGTTAGTAATGGAAAGTTGAAGAGTGACTATGTATTCAGTCTTTTTACTGATAGCGAAGGCAATCTCTGGATAGGCTGTTTAGATGGTGATATGGCCTGTTTCCCCTCAGGAAAGAATATTTCCAGAGGAGTGGGGAAGACTGCTTTCTATCTGCCTGTCAACGAGGTACAATGCATTACCGAATCAGAGGATAAGCGCAGTATCGCAGTAGGAACTTCGCATGGCTGCTATCTGATAGATAAGCAGAATCCTATGCACCCACGCCGTTTTTTTTATCCAGAACAATATCTTGGTAAAGACATAAATTTGTTTGTCAACAGTATGGTTTATCAGAATTCCAGTCATGTCTGGATAGGTACGGATGGTGGTGGACTTTATGATTATGACCTGACGACTAATAAGTTTAGAAACTATACTACCCAGGAGTCATTACCGTCTAATGCGGTTTATGGACTTGTCAAGGGAAAGAATGGCAAGTTGTGGCTGAGCACTGATAAGGGGTTGGCCTTCATCTATCAGGGGAAGGTGGTAAATCTCAACTTCTTCAAGGGATTGGAACGTGAGTATAATCGTATGTCTGTGGCGTGTACTTCAGATGGCAGGATGCTTTTTGGCAGTAATGATGGCGTAGTGGCTTTGGCTCCGATGTTTGCCAAAGGATTGAATTATGCCGCTCCGCTTCGTATCCATCGTGTTGAGGTGGAAGGCGTAGAGCGTACAGACCAATGGAATGAAACCCTCTTTGAGATGTTACAGGAAGGCACCTTGCAGCTTCACCATCATGAGAATACGCTGATTGTTTCTTTCGAGAGCATCAATTATCAATATCAGCATGACATCCAATATCAATATTATTTGGAAGGATATGATCGTAACTGGAGTAAACCTTCTTCTTATCAGTTAGCACGATTCGTCAATTTGCCTTCGGGCAGCTATGTGCTTCATGTAAAGGCTATCTGCAGAAGTAATGGTAGGGAATTGGGGGAAACATCGCTGAAAATATCTATCGCTCAACCTTGGTGGAACACCTGGTGGGCATGGATTGTCTATCTCTGTATTCTGACAGCCATCTTATATTTTGCATGGCAGTATTATAAAGAACGCTTGCAGCGCAGGTATTATGACGAGAAAATTAATTTCTTCGTCAATACAGCTCATAACATCCGTACTCCTTTAAGTCTGGTGTTGGCTCCTCTTGTTGATCTGTCTAAAGATTCTCACTTGAGTGAGAAGAGTCGTGTTTTTTTGGATATGGCGCAGCGCAACGGCAATAAACTGTTGAAGATGGTAACAGAATTGCTTGACTTCCAAAAGGTCGAGCAGTCGGCCGAACTGGTTCGTCTGCAAGATGTAGAATTGCCTATGTTCTTACGCTTACAGGTGGAAAAATTTATAGTGGCAGCTCAGGAGAAGCATATTCATCTGAGTCTTGAAGCTTGTCCGCAGCATCTGGTTCATACAGATGTCAAGATGATGGATTTGATATTAGAAAATCTTCTTTCGAATGCTATCAAATATACGCCTGAAGGTGGAAAGGTTACATTATCGGCTTCCATCGAAGGGAAGACTGCGCAGATTCTGGTGAGTGATACGGGTATTGGCATTCCGAAAGCAGAAATTAAGAATATCTTCAAGAGTTTCTTCCGAGCTTCAAATGCCGTGAATTCGCAAGAAATGGGAAGCGGATTGGGACTGATGCTTACCCGCCAACTCGTGGAGAAATTAGGTGGAAAACTTACTTTTGTTAGTGAAGAAGGCAAGGGTACTACCTTCCACGTAGTGTTACCTTTGGGGAATTCTGCAGCATTTTCAACTCAACCTGTAGAAGAGGCGCAAAATGTAGAGACCATATCTTCTAATCATCAAGATGTTCATGATGAGGAAATGAAATCCGTGGTTTCTTCAAATGATCAGAATTCTGAAGTTTCGAAGGATACGCTTCTCTTTGTTGATGACAATGAAGATCTTCGTCAATACATCTGCATGACATTTAGTGATACTTATCGGGTGGTGGATGTAGAAAGTGGCGATGCTGCCTTGAAATATTTAGAAGAGGGGGGTGAATGTGATATTGTTGTTTCGGATGTGATGATGCCTGGTATGCAGGGTGATGTACTTTGCCAACGCATCAAGGAAAACAAGGATACTTCCTGGTTGCCTGTCATCCTGCTTACTGCTAAGGCAGGGCGCAATTTTATGATTGAAGGACTTGGATTGGGGGCGGATGATTATATAGCCAAGCCTTTCGACGCGGCTATTCTTGCCAGCAAGATAGACAGTATGTTGAAGAATCGACGCCGGTTGAGCCAATATTACATGGAACGAAGTCTTGCGCTTGTTAGAGGTGAGGTTTCTGCTAAATCAAATTCATCCAAACAGGTGATGGATTTGAATGCTGCTGATGAACCGATAGAAACTATCCAAGCTTCTTATGAGAAAGAAGAGCAAGCTATTTTGAATCCACAAGACCAGGCTTTCGTTGAGAAAGCAACCCGTCTCGTTCTCGATAACCTGAGCGACACCGACTTCACCATCGACTGCCTTTGCCAGGAGATGGCGATGAGCCGTACGCTCTTTTATGGCAAGTTGAAGACACTGACAGGGCAAGGACCGCAAGATTTCATGCGACTCATCCGTTTGGAACAGGCTGCGATGTTCTTGAAACAGGGAGACAGCGTGTTGGATGTCTCAGTGAAAGCAGGTTTCGTGAATGTGAAGTACTTTAGTACTGTGTTTAAGAAATATTTTGGAGTATCTCCAAGTAAGTATCTGTAA